In a single window of the Pseudorca crassidens isolate mPseCra1 chromosome 9, mPseCra1.hap1, whole genome shotgun sequence genome:
- the LOC137230728 gene encoding collagen alpha-1(X) chain-like, with the protein MEKVTQEHGTRWGLFSCLSVPQTLDQSTLTATTPHLLQGPLPPPATFSASFRLLSGPPKLSGALGKAPSAEPAGGTAPEGVGRDPIIPTPGDPSPRSPVCSPPSGENPAFPEAGLPASAGAHVALGPRPHPQRPVSTCLAGPGSRGPRSSGLPGPGPQLALLHRCGRPGGPQADRPPQEARPLPAQPPLAS; encoded by the exons CATGGCACCCGCTGGGGCCTGTTCAGCTGCCTCAGTGTGCCGCAGACCCTTGACCAGAGCACGCTCACGGCCACCACCCCGCACCTGCTCCAGGGTCCTCTGCCCCCTCCCGCCACGTTCA GTGCATCGTTTCGCCTGCTGTCAGGTCCTCCCAAGCTCTCCGGAGCTCTCGGCAAAGCCCCCAGCGCAGAGCCAGCCGGGGGGACGGCCCcggagggtgtggggagggaccCCATCATACCAACCCCTGGGGACCCCTCGCCACGCAGCCCCGTCTGCTCTCCGCCTTCCGGGGAGAACCCCGCCTTCCCGGAGGCAGGTctccctgcctcggcaggcgcgCATGTGGCCCTGGGCCCCAGGCCTCACCCCCAGCGACCTGTGTCCACCTGCCTGGCTGGTCCCGGCTCCCGGGGTCCCCGCTCCTCCGGGCTGCCTGGGCCTGGCCCCCAGCTGGCGCTCCTGCACAGGTGTGGCCGCCCTGGGGGGCCACAGGCCGACAGGCCACCCCAGGAGGCCCGGCCCCTACCTGCCCAGCCCCCTCTGGCCTCATGA